A window of the Sabethes cyaneus chromosome 1, idSabCyanKW18_F2, whole genome shotgun sequence genome harbors these coding sequences:
- the LOC128745302 gene encoding chondroitin sulfate synthase 1, producing MSQRKKILYGLFGIIIGLCVGALFRNYRTLEIVSMCNSINNLKQKSALEIIGLHRLETPDNSQHNLVFVGVMTAKDFLPTRAKAVYDTWGKNIPGRIAFFSSEESVADYLPLVALKGVDDRYPPQKKSFMMLHYMYEHYIDKFEWFARADDDVFVRTDKLEQFLRSIDSSKPQFIGQAGRGNSEEFGLLSLEFDENFCMGGPGVIMSRETLRRVAPHIPTCLKNLYSTHEDVEVGRCVQKFAGIPCTWNYEMQSILHHNSSGNRAFSGNLKNKEVHSAITLHPVKRPAFMYRLHAYTLGLKAQELRQQSLLLHRDIAQMTALLQIPKINKNLAPGVPIFPSAESSSEYLGDHNVLGLLPDLNRHRPSHLDEIIEWDFIAKSLYSGMHPNPKRKIESSLKEGLNDVVREIMEHINNLSRQRGRVIEFRELLYGYMRVNSLYGQDLILDLLLVYKKYRGKKMTVPVRRHVYIQRSFTDIRVREISGGVIPAYAVTLDYRLAGGITRPWNNTTGLDRMRSILNSGWEKLSDTFAISNPLLYGAQESQKDRIVFVIPLAGRSETFMRFLRNFEEVALKQDRRTDLLVSIYVDPTESPLIVGLLQKLRLQYPDNKINYQQLFGNFSRGIALDRAIKSPFCKQDDILFFVDVDMIFTQKTLDRIRANVIRNRQIYLPIVFSEYDPNPEALWSRTTTPVTTEHPYLHGANRNFSAPYPVTNTDGYFRQFGYGLAGIYKSDILRPDLGGFNTDINGWGLEDVKFLENIIAANLKGSQRLLEVADGKVDPFKDPHRAQQQELVVFRAPDPSLVHIFHPINCDRNLEEAQYKMCLGTKANTLGSFRTLEQRFLHDRELLHYGRNRGTR from the exons CTGCTCTCGAGATTATCGGTCTGCATCGGCTGGAGACGCCGGACAACTCGCAGCACAACCTAGTCTTCGTGGGCGTCATGACGGCAAAAGATTTCCTGCCAACCCGTGCCAAAGCCGTGTACGACACCTGGGGCAAAAATATTCCCGGCCGGATTGCATTTTTCAGCTCCGAAGAATCGGTGGCTGACT ATCTTCCACTGGTTGCCCTGAAGGGAGTCGACGATCGGTATCCACCGCAGAAGAAAAGCTTCATGATGCTGCACTACATGTACGAGCATTACATCGACAAATTCGAATGGTTCGCCCGAGCCGATGACGACGTGTTTGTCCGGACGGATAAACTGGAACAGTTCCTACGGTCCATCGATAGTTCGAAACCGCAGTTTATCGGTCAAGCCGGTCGCGGTAACAGCGAGGAGTTCGGGCTGCTGTCGCTCGAGTTCGACGAGAACTTCTGCATGGGCGGTCCCGGGGTCATCATGAGCCGAGAGACGCTACGGAGAG TTGCTCCTCACATTCCAACCTGTCTCAAAAACCTCTACAGTACACACGAAGACGTGGAGGTTGGACGATGTGTTCAAAAGTTTGCCGGTATTCCTTGTACCTGGAATTATGAA ATGCAATCCATCCTGCACCACAACTCCAGCGGGAATCGTGCCTTTTCCGGGAACCTCAAGAACAAGGAAGTCCACAGTGCCATCACGCTGCATCCGGTCAAGAGACCCGCCTTCATGTATCGACTGCACGCGTACACGTTAGGACTGAAAGCTCAGGAGCTGCGCCAGCAGTCCCTGCTGCTGCATCGAGACATTGCGCAGATGACGGCGCTGCTGCAGATTccgaaaatcaacaaaaatctcGCACCCGGCGTTCCAATTTTTCCCTCGGCAGAATCCAGCTCCGAGTACCTCGGAGATCACAACGTATTAG GTTTGCTGCCAGACCTCAACCGGCACAGGCCATCACATCTGGATGAGATTATTGAATGGGACTTCATCGCCAAGAGCCTGTACTCGGGTATGCATCCGAATCCCAAGCGGAAGATTGAATCGTCTCTCAAGGAAGGCTTGAACGACGTTGTTCGAGAG ATCATGGAGCATATCAACAATCTTTCAAGGCAACGAGGTCGAGTGATCGAATTCCGAGAACTACTCTACGGCTATATGCGAGTAAACAGCCTTTACGGGCAAGATCTGATCTTGGATCTGCTGCTGGTGTACAAAAAATATCGAGGAAAAAAGATGACCGTTCCGGTGCGAAGGCATGTCTACATTCAACGTTCCTTCACGGACATTCGAGTGCGTGAGATTTCCGGTGGCGTAATTCCGGCCTACGCTGTTACTTTGGATTACCGGTTAGCGGGCGGAATAACGAGACCGTGGAACAACACCACAGGTTTAG ATCGCATGCGCTCGATACTGAACAGCGGTTGGGAAAAACTATCGGACACCTTTGCCATCAGCAACCCGTTGCTGTACGGAGCCCAGGAATCGCAAAAGGATCGCATCGTATTCGTGATTCCGCTCGCTGGACGATCGGAAACGTTTATGCGCTTCCTGCGTAACTTCGAAGAAGTCGCCCTCAAGCAGGACCGCCGTACGGATTTGCTAGTCTCGATCTACGTAGACCCAACCGAATCGCCGCTGATTGTGGGCCTGCTGCAAAAGCTTCGCCTGCAGTACCCGGACAACAAAATAAACTATCAGCAATTGTTCGGGAACTTCTCCCGGGGGATTGCCCTCGATCGTGCCATCAAGAGCCCGTTCTGCAAGCAGGATGATATCCTGTTCTTCGTGGATGTCGATATGATTTTCACGCAAAAAACTCTCGATCGGATACGGGCCAACGTAATCCGCAATCGACAAATCTACTTGCCAATCGTTTTCAGCGAGTACGATCCAAATCCGGAGGCACTGTGGAGTAGAACCACAACTCCGGTCACCACAGAGCACCCATACCTGCACGGCGCAAATCGAAACTTTTCTGCGCCTTATCCAGTCACCAACACGGACGGCTACTTTCGTCAGTTTGGTTACGGTTTGGCTGGAATTTACAAGTCGGACATCCTTCGACCGGACCTCGGAGGTTTCAATACCGACATCAACGGGTGGGGTCTCGAGGACGTGAAGTTCCTCGAGAACATCATCGCTGCCAATCTGAAGGGCAGCCAGCGCTTGCTGGAAGTAGCCGACGGTAAGGTGGATCCGTTCAAGGATCCGCATCGTGCCCAGCAGCAGGAGCTGGTAGTGTTTCGCGCGCCAGACCCGTCGCTGGTGCACATCTTTCATCCCATCAATTGTGATAGAAATCTTGAGGAGGCACAGTACAAGATGTGCCTCGGAACGAAAGCCAATACTCTGGGTAGCTTCCGAACGCTCGAGCAGCGGTTTCTGCACGACCGGGAGCTGTTGCACTATGGAAGGAATCGGGGGACCCGCTAG